A window of Deltaproteobacteria bacterium HGW-Deltaproteobacteria-2 contains these coding sequences:
- a CDS encoding segregation/condensation protein A yields MDNEQISNYAVKLDIFEGPLDLLLYLIKKNEIDIYNIPIALVTEQYLQYLKIIKELNLDLAGEYLVMAATLIHIKSRMLLPPPDEPEEEEEDPRAELVRQLLEHKTFKEAAENLKERPLLERDVFTRAALLPEEAEKTTTEEEELIEVSVFELIEAFHRVVSQLDRKELLEIDLEKLSLTDIINEVMDHLSVTKSSTFEDLLKGKRDRRRIIYTFLAILELIKLRMIKAYQTSIFGVIRIFPAVES; encoded by the coding sequence ATGGATAATGAACAAATATCAAATTATGCTGTTAAACTGGACATCTTTGAAGGTCCGCTGGACCTTCTTTTGTATCTGATAAAGAAAAATGAAATCGATATCTATAATATCCCGATAGCGCTGGTTACCGAGCAATATCTCCAATACCTGAAAATTATCAAAGAGCTTAATCTCGATCTGGCCGGAGAATATCTGGTCATGGCTGCAACGCTTATTCATATTAAATCCAGGATGCTCCTGCCTCCGCCTGATGAACCGGAAGAAGAAGAGGAAGATCCCCGAGCCGAACTGGTCAGGCAGCTTCTTGAACATAAGACATTTAAGGAAGCAGCAGAAAATCTAAAAGAAAGACCGCTCCTGGAGAGAGACGTGTTTACCCGGGCCGCGCTACTGCCGGAAGAAGCTGAAAAGACAACCACGGAGGAAGAAGAGCTCATCGAAGTAAGCGTTTTCGAGCTTATAGAGGCTTTTCATCGCGTTGTTTCGCAACTGGATAGAAAGGAACTTTTGGAAATTGATTTGGAAAAACTGTCTCTTACTGATATAATCAACGAAGTAATGGATCATTTATCCGTAACAAAAAGCTCGACTTTTGAAGATTTGCTCAAAGGGAAAAGAGATCGCCGGCGCATCATCTATACTTTTTTGGCTATACTGGAATTAATTAAGTTGAGAATGATTAAAGCTTATCAAACTTCAATTTTTGGGGTTATCCGGATATTTCCGGCCGTGGAGTCATAA
- the scpB gene encoding SMC-Scp complex subunit ScpB, giving the protein MEKIKAIIESLIFASDTPLAPEKIRVVFPEVEKKEIKEIIDQLVLEYNERDGGIFLQEVAGGFQFRTNPELGQWIKKLKSSKPHSLSPQAMETLAIVAYKQPIVKSEIESIRGVDVGGPLKSLLDKKLVRIVGRKDVPGKPIIYGTTRRFLEVFNLKDLLDLPNLRELKELNQQQDIEDQGIEGQEITEQEILEEGIVNHEVTEQKIAEQEIAEIEIDIEDIPDL; this is encoded by the coding sequence ATGGAAAAAATTAAAGCAATAATTGAATCTCTGATTTTCGCTTCCGATACGCCGTTGGCGCCTGAAAAAATTCGTGTTGTTTTTCCGGAAGTGGAAAAAAAGGAAATTAAAGAAATAATTGATCAGCTTGTATTGGAATATAATGAACGGGATGGGGGTATTTTTTTGCAGGAAGTTGCCGGCGGTTTTCAGTTCCGAACCAATCCTGAACTTGGCCAGTGGATTAAAAAGTTGAAAAGCTCAAAACCTCATTCCTTATCTCCGCAGGCGATGGAAACGCTCGCAATCGTCGCTTATAAACAGCCCATTGTTAAATCCGAAATCGAAAGCATTCGCGGAGTAGATGTAGGAGGTCCGCTCAAGAGCCTTTTGGATAAAAAGCTTGTGCGCATTGTCGGACGCAAGGACGTGCCCGGCAAGCCCATTATCTACGGGACAACCAGAAGATTTCTGGAAGTGTTCAATCTGAAAGATCTCCTTGATTTGCCGAATTTGCGGGAATTAAAAGAACTCAACCAGCAGCAGGACATTGAAGATCAGGGAATCGAAGGTCAGGAAATCACAGAGCAGGAAATTTTGGAAGAGGGAATTGTAAATCATGAAGTCACAGAGCAGAAAATAGCGGAACAGGAAATCGCAGAAATAGAAATCGATATCGAAGATATTCCTGATTTATGA